Proteins encoded within one genomic window of Humulus lupulus chromosome 1, drHumLupu1.1, whole genome shotgun sequence:
- the LOC133807350 gene encoding phytosulfokines 3-like, with product MAKSNLKTLFLIALLLFCATLTYAVRPEPGFSAINPAKTQHGVVKAEQVEASDEISCDGITEEECLMRRTLVAHTDYIYTQKQKP from the exons atggccaAAAGCAACCTGAAAACGCTGTTCTTGATAGCGCTCCTCCTCTTCTGCGCCACTCTAACCTATGCTGTTCGGCCAGAACCAGGATTTTCAGCAATAAATCCTGCCAAAACCCAACATGGG GTTGTTAAAGCAGAGCAAGTTGAAGCCAGTGATGAAATTAGCTGTGATGGGATTACGGAAGAAGAATGCTTAATGAGAAGAACTTTGGTTGCTCATACCGACTATATCTATACCCAGAAACAAAAACCATaa
- the LOC133777486 gene encoding cold shock domain-containing protein 4-like: MLNTPSATTPQENMAAKNTNPGRGRSTYTNTGSGNRFTGIRGGPNGGRSRGRGRTGGGSRPTCQICGKYGHSAAVCYSRYEESHMGGDSGGTQQQQFKTNPNAFIAGPEVVDSDLWFADSGASNHTTADASVMNQKQENGGQGNKEGFAPRGA, translated from the exons ATGCTGAACACACCTTCTGCAACAACTCCTCAAGAAAACATGGCTGCTAAAAACACGAATCCTGGGCGAGGACGCAGTACTTACACCAACACTGGAAGTGGCAATCGTTTTACTGGCATCAGAGGAGGCCCAAATGGAGGTAGATCTCGTGGGAGGGGTCGTACTGGTGGTGGCTCGAGACCTACTTGCCAAATCTGTGGCAAGTATGGTCACTCAGCTGCTGTTTGTTACAGCAGGTATGAGGAAAGTCACATGGGAGGAGATTCTGGTGGAACTCAGCAACAACAGTTCAAAACCAACCCCAATGCCTTCATAGCTGGACCTGAAGTGGTTGATAGTGATCTCTGGTTTGCTGACAGTGGGGCAAGTAATCACACCACTGCTGATGCCTCAGTCATGAATCAAAAACAGGAGAATGGTG gacaaggcaacaaggaaggcTTTGCTCCAAGGGGTGCTTAA